One stretch of Pradoshia sp. D12 DNA includes these proteins:
- a CDS encoding MerR family transcriptional regulator, whose protein sequence is MKDNQILRAYSIKEVSRRINVPAGTIRQWEKDLNGVLIIPRSKQGARFYTEVEISILKRIKEMRDKNLSKEIIKDMLQKHLTQEKQPVSEPPSEDSGTSLAVVEKPAEPRMEDFLVAMDDYKNNLMKEMSAELRNNRNLMIEEVKKEISQGSIDTIKGLSKTIQRSNIKTNGELRKLSLNVSKASERTSETFGALTTTIARSSEGAFESFSKRISEAAADGYRDLLADLSASVTETQQEIKSVTEAMYQDREQYFETMNNELDQYRNDIRQREEAFKQMVMSFRDAAPTKEIEKPKTVKFKDVKKNKTKEKGKVKTEKNKQDKQTLKEKDMVPAEKKWWSFRRKK, encoded by the coding sequence ATGAAAGATAATCAAATCTTACGAGCATATTCCATTAAAGAAGTTTCACGGAGAATAAATGTACCTGCAGGAACAATCCGCCAATGGGAAAAGGACTTAAATGGCGTATTAATTATTCCGCGTTCTAAACAGGGAGCCCGTTTTTATACTGAAGTTGAAATTTCAATTTTAAAAAGAATAAAGGAAATGCGTGATAAAAATCTTAGTAAGGAAATTATTAAGGACATGCTACAAAAACATTTAACTCAAGAAAAACAGCCTGTTTCAGAACCCCCTTCTGAAGATTCCGGAACCTCTTTGGCTGTTGTAGAAAAACCAGCTGAACCAAGGATGGAGGATTTCTTGGTAGCCATGGATGATTATAAGAATAATTTAATGAAAGAAATGTCAGCAGAGTTACGAAATAATCGGAACCTTATGATTGAAGAGGTAAAAAAAGAAATTTCACAAGGTTCAATTGATACGATTAAAGGCCTATCGAAAACGATTCAACGATCCAATATAAAAACAAACGGAGAGTTACGGAAACTTTCTCTAAATGTTTCAAAAGCATCAGAGCGTACATCCGAAACATTCGGAGCACTAACGACCACCATTGCGAGGTCTTCAGAGGGAGCCTTTGAATCGTTTTCCAAACGGATATCCGAAGCGGCCGCAGATGGTTATCGTGACTTACTTGCAGACCTCTCTGCGTCCGTAACTGAAACACAACAAGAAATTAAAAGTGTAACAGAGGCCATGTATCAGGATCGCGAGCAGTATTTCGAAACGATGAATAATGAATTAGACCAGTATCGAAATGACATCCGTCAACGAGAGGAAGCTTTTAAACAAATGGTCATGAGCTTCCGAGATGCGGCACCTACAAAAGAAATAGAAAAACCAAAAACAGTGAAATTTAAAGACGTTAAAAAGAATAAAACAAAGGAAAAAGGAAAAGTCAAAACAGAAAAAAATAAGCAAGATAAACAGACTTTAAAGGAAAAGGATATGGTTCCAGCAGAAAAGAAATGGTGGAGTTTTCGACGCAAGAAGTAA
- a CDS encoding lipoprotein: protein MKKFFFIILALVMCTGLVACGGSSSSKQEGYTPAKPLDLSGTWVQINSNSDEAWQEATISDGTIEINWISDKGETKSLYWSGTYEAPTKSTNEYEWTSKNDKEKTDSALLASGADTKDFTYKDGVISYEASAMGTTTTIKLERQ, encoded by the coding sequence ATGAAGAAATTTTTTTTCATAATACTTGCACTTGTAATGTGCACGGGGTTAGTTGCATGTGGCGGTTCATCTAGTAGTAAACAGGAGGGATATACACCTGCTAAACCACTAGATCTTTCAGGTACATGGGTTCAAATTAATAGCAATTCTGATGAAGCTTGGCAGGAAGCCACTATTTCAGATGGCACAATTGAAATCAACTGGATCAGTGATAAAGGGGAAACAAAATCATTGTACTGGTCTGGCACATATGAAGCGCCAACTAAATCCACTAATGAATATGAATGGACATCTAAAAATGATAAAGAAAAAACTGACAGTGCCTTGTTAGCATCTGGTGCTGACACTAAAGATTTCACTTATAAAGATGGTGTGATTTCCTATGAAGCATCAGCTATGGGAACAACTACTACTATCAAATTGGAAAGACAGTAA
- a CDS encoding aminoglycoside phosphotransferase family protein: MELAAPFAMGNTANIYLWDNKIIKVFKEYLPATEARYEANKQKLVFSLGLSVPEIVDVTVIDGKQAIIMEYIKGRTFGSIVSENMSKAEYYMSMSIDIQQEIHSVIADSLELMTDKLIRQIEQAAVLKRKHKDILIQKMNEMSYEKRLCHGDFHLFNLIDSDNKVTIIDWVDSSLGDIRADVCRTYLLYSEVSMELAEMYLHLYCVRSGLSEKDVLQWIPIIAGARLAEHVSKGKSKHLLEIVHQQCPL, translated from the coding sequence ATGGAATTAGCCGCTCCATTCGCGATGGGGAATACAGCAAATATATATCTTTGGGATAATAAGATTATCAAAGTATTTAAAGAGTATTTACCAGCGACGGAAGCAAGGTATGAAGCTAATAAGCAAAAGCTAGTTTTCTCTTTGGGACTTTCTGTTCCAGAAATAGTGGATGTGACAGTAATAGATGGAAAACAAGCAATCATAATGGAGTACATTAAGGGCAGAACATTTGGCAGTATCGTATCTGAAAACATGAGTAAAGCTGAATATTACATGAGTATGTCGATTGATATACAGCAGGAAATACATTCGGTTATTGCTGATTCTCTTGAACTCATGACAGATAAATTAATACGCCAAATTGAGCAGGCAGCAGTTTTAAAAAGAAAACATAAGGATATTTTGATACAAAAAATGAATGAAATGTCATATGAAAAGCGACTTTGCCATGGTGATTTCCATTTATTTAATTTAATCGATTCGGACAATAAAGTAACGATTATTGATTGGGTAGATAGCAGCTTAGGAGATATTCGTGCTGATGTATGTCGGACGTATCTTTTGTATTCAGAAGTTTCAATGGAGTTGGCCGAAATGTATTTGCATCTGTATTGCGTGAGAAGCGGGTTATCAGAAAAGGATGTTTTGCAGTGGATCCCAATTATTGCTGGAGCAAGACTAGCAGAGCATGTTTCCAAGGGAAAATCTAAACATCTACTGGAAATTGTTCATCAGCAATGTCCGCTATAG
- a CDS encoding YebC/PmpR family DNA-binding transcriptional regulator, which translates to MGRKWNNIKEKKASKDANTSRIYAKFGREIYVAAKQGEPSPESNQALKMVLERAKTYSVPKAIIDRAIEKAKGGAEENYDELRYEGFGPNGSMVIVDALTNNVNRTASEVRAAFGKNGGNMGVSGSVAYMFDATAVFGIEGKTSDEVLELLMEADIDVRDILEEDEAVIIYAEPHQFHAVQEALKNVGITEFTVAELTMLAQNDVTLDPDAQAQFEKMIDAIEDLEDVQQVYHNVDLGE; encoded by the coding sequence ATGGGACGTAAATGGAATAACATTAAAGAGAAAAAGGCTTCTAAGGATGCTAATACAAGTCGTATTTATGCCAAATTTGGACGTGAAATATACGTAGCTGCAAAACAGGGTGAACCAAGCCCCGAATCTAACCAAGCATTAAAAATGGTACTTGAACGTGCAAAAACATACAGTGTACCAAAAGCAATTATTGATCGTGCGATTGAGAAAGCTAAAGGCGGAGCAGAAGAAAACTATGATGAGCTTCGTTATGAAGGTTTTGGGCCAAATGGTTCCATGGTGATTGTGGATGCATTAACGAATAATGTTAATCGTACAGCTTCAGAAGTCCGTGCAGCGTTTGGTAAGAATGGTGGGAATATGGGTGTCAGCGGATCTGTTGCCTATATGTTTGATGCTACAGCAGTTTTTGGTATTGAAGGGAAAACATCTGATGAAGTGCTTGAATTGCTAATGGAAGCAGATATAGATGTTCGTGATATCCTGGAAGAAGATGAGGCGGTTATCATCTATGCAGAACCGCATCAATTCCATGCTGTTCAAGAAGCATTGAAAAATGTGGGAATTACAGAATTCACTGTGGCAGAGCTTACCATGCTTGCTCAAAATGATGTAACATTGGATCCAGATGCACAGGCGCAATTTGAAAAAATGATTGATGCAATTGAAGATTTAGAGGATGTTCAGCAAGTTTATCATAATGTTGATCTTGGTGAATAA
- a CDS encoding ChaB family protein — protein MPYKSVSELPDSVKDSLPHHAQEIFKEAFNSAREEYDEEETAFKVAWSAVKNKYKKNDDGEWVEKE, from the coding sequence ATGCCCTACAAATCTGTTAGTGAACTCCCAGATTCCGTAAAGGACTCGTTACCGCATCATGCTCAGGAAATATTTAAAGAAGCCTTTAATTCGGCAAGAGAAGAATATGATGAAGAAGAAACAGCTTTTAAAGTAGCCTGGAGTGCGGTGAAAAATAAATACAAGAAAAACGATGATGGCGAATGGGTAGAAAAAGAATAG
- a CDS encoding C40 family peptidase — protein MKNKVLSITATAVLASSIFAGAASAATVTVSKGDSLWKLAVKYNTTVSAIKKENNLTSDTIYIGQTLNIGENTTASTSTKKYTVKSGDSLWKIANTYNTTVANLKSWNNLKSDTIYVGQVLVVSKSTTSTGTTSGSTVTKSEAERMVATAKSLIGTPYKWGGTTPSGFDCSGFIYYIVKQERPSFTRTNTATYFSTMKKVNTPSVGDFVFFETYTSGASHMGIYVGNNKFIHAGSSGVVQADMTSSYWKPKYLGARSL, from the coding sequence ATGAAGAATAAAGTTTTATCTATTACTGCTACCGCTGTCCTGGCGTCTTCTATTTTTGCTGGTGCTGCTTCTGCTGCTACCGTCACAGTTTCTAAAGGTGATTCTTTATGGAAATTAGCAGTTAAATATAATACTACTGTGTCTGCAATCAAAAAGGAAAACAACCTAACGTCTGATACTATTTACATAGGTCAAACACTTAATATTGGTGAAAATACGACTGCAAGCACTTCTACAAAGAAATATACAGTAAAATCCGGTGATTCTTTATGGAAAATTGCAAATACCTATAATACAACTGTTGCAAACTTAAAATCTTGGAATAATTTAAAAAGCGACACCATTTATGTTGGACAAGTATTGGTTGTAAGCAAATCAACTACTTCAACTGGTACCACTTCAGGCAGTACGGTTACAAAATCAGAAGCTGAGCGCATGGTTGCTACGGCAAAAAGTTTAATTGGCACTCCTTATAAATGGGGTGGAACAACACCATCAGGATTCGATTGCAGCGGGTTCATTTACTATATCGTTAAACAAGAACGCCCAAGCTTTACACGTACTAACACAGCAACTTACTTCTCTACTATGAAGAAAGTAAACACACCTTCTGTAGGTGACTTTGTATTCTTTGAAACATATACTTCCGGTGCTTCTCATATGGGAATCTATGTTGGAAACAATAAATTCATCCACGCTGGCTCCAGCGGTGTTGTACAGGCTGATATGACATCATCCTATTGGAAACCAAAATACTTAGGTGCAAGAAGCCTATAA
- a CDS encoding acylphosphatase, which yields MKQYHIIVSGIVQGVGFRYFTLLTAKDYDIHGWVRNLVNGDVEIVAQGTEEALDHFLGKIRIGPKYSRINHVEVNTQVATEYKNFTIK from the coding sequence ATGAAGCAATATCACATAATTGTCTCTGGGATTGTTCAAGGTGTAGGATTTCGCTATTTTACTCTGCTTACAGCAAAAGATTATGATATACACGGGTGGGTGCGTAATTTAGTAAATGGTGATGTAGAAATTGTTGCACAAGGAACAGAAGAAGCATTGGATCATTTTCTTGGCAAAATTAGAATAGGCCCAAAATATAGTCGAATAAACCATGTAGAGGTTAACACTCAGGTCGCTACTGAATATAAAAATTTTACAATTAAGTAA
- a CDS encoding histidine phosphatase family protein codes for MKYIYLVRHCEATGQGSECDLTEKGKIQARELADFFNSISIERIVCSPYKRAIESSEAIAEEKNIQLEYDDRLKERILSGHDLPDWKNRLYQSFLERDVKLAGGESSNEAAKRGFTVIKEALDSENLNILIVTHGNLLTLILNHLDESFGYETWLGLTNPDVYCLKIDEDQSNITRVWK; via the coding sequence TTGAAATACATATATTTAGTTCGACATTGTGAGGCTACCGGACAGGGTTCTGAATGTGATTTAACAGAAAAAGGGAAAATACAGGCGAGGGAACTAGCTGATTTTTTTAACTCTATTTCAATAGAGCGTATAGTCTGCAGTCCATATAAAAGGGCAATTGAGTCTTCTGAAGCAATTGCTGAAGAAAAGAATATACAGCTCGAATATGATGATCGTTTAAAGGAACGGATCTTATCTGGACATGATTTACCTGATTGGAAAAATAGATTATACCAATCGTTTTTGGAACGCGATGTTAAATTAGCCGGAGGAGAATCCAGCAATGAGGCTGCTAAAAGAGGTTTTACTGTAATAAAGGAGGCATTGGATAGCGAGAATCTCAATATATTAATCGTAACACATGGTAACTTACTGACTTTAATCCTAAATCATCTGGATGAATCCTTTGGTTACGAAACTTGGTTGGGTCTGACTAATCCGGATGTGTATTGTTTAAAGATAGATGAGGATCAAAGCAATATCACAAGGGTGTGGAAGTAA
- a CDS encoding undecaprenyldiphospho-muramoylpentapeptide beta-N-acetylglucosaminyltransferase — protein MKKRIILTGGGSTGHVAVNLALIPYLIERDWEIYYIGSKEGIEVSLIKEFDRVTYFPISTGKLRRYMDIKNVKDPFNILKGFMQSRKIIKRLQPSIIFSKGGFVSVPVILAAASRKVPIISHESDITPGLANKLSLPFVQKICYTFPEAKNHIPAEKSFFLGPIVRDELRQGDPSIGMKICQFNTRKPGLLIMGGSQGSEAVNKAVRKDLDRLLKTFNVIHLCGKGKVDSTLHRDGYAQFEYINQGLADILAMTAVAVSRAGSNSIFEFLSLKIPMVLIPLSRKASRGDQIMNAESFKKQGFAYVIEEDELSLNTLADKVETIFKNKQMIIDKMNNFEEEDGLERLYELIDTYKI, from the coding sequence ATGAAAAAAAGAATCATTTTAACAGGTGGGGGATCAACTGGGCATGTTGCTGTCAATTTGGCGCTCATTCCCTATTTGATTGAAAGGGATTGGGAGATTTACTATATAGGATCTAAAGAGGGAATTGAAGTCTCTTTGATAAAGGAGTTTGATCGTGTCACTTATTTTCCAATATCCACAGGTAAACTTCGCAGATATATGGATATAAAAAATGTAAAAGACCCTTTTAATATTTTGAAAGGCTTTATGCAATCAAGAAAGATTATTAAGCGGTTACAGCCGTCCATAATCTTTTCAAAAGGTGGCTTTGTTTCCGTTCCTGTCATTCTTGCTGCGGCGAGTAGAAAAGTACCGATCATTTCGCATGAGTCAGACATTACACCAGGGTTGGCCAATAAGCTATCATTGCCTTTTGTTCAAAAAATTTGTTATACCTTTCCGGAGGCTAAAAATCATATTCCTGCAGAAAAGTCTTTTTTCTTAGGGCCCATCGTAAGAGATGAACTGCGTCAGGGTGACCCATCGATTGGAATGAAAATATGCCAATTTAATACAAGGAAACCTGGATTATTGATCATGGGAGGCAGTCAGGGTTCTGAAGCAGTGAATAAGGCTGTGCGTAAGGACTTGGATCGATTGCTCAAAACCTTTAATGTCATTCATTTATGCGGAAAAGGAAAGGTAGATTCCACCCTACATCGTGATGGATATGCTCAGTTTGAATATATTAACCAAGGCTTGGCAGATATATTGGCTATGACAGCTGTGGCTGTTTCAAGGGCCGGTTCAAATTCTATTTTTGAATTTTTAAGTTTAAAAATTCCAATGGTCTTAATCCCGTTATCAAGGAAAGCCAGCAGAGGCGATCAAATCATGAATGCTGAATCATTTAAAAAGCAGGGTTTTGCCTATGTTATTGAAGAGGATGAGCTTTCGTTAAACACGTTAGCTGATAAGGTAGAAACTATATTTAAAAACAAACAGATGATTATCGATAAAATGAACAATTTTGAGGAAGAAGATGGACTGGAACGCTTGTATGAATTGATTGATACCTATAAAATTTAA
- a CDS encoding amidase, translating to MNLKCYTQYDGLGLAKLVKEKQVSAIELIEDAFEQINELNPKTNAVVRTRFEKAMMETGKSESIYGPFAGVPILLKDLSQSIKGEPITAGSKLHVNRIAKRDSNFVKKIREAGFVIIGQTSSPEFGLKNITEPAVYGATRNPWNLQHSSGGSSGGASASITSGMVPISGASDGGGSIRIPASFTGLVGLKPTRGRTPVGPGVGRQWHGAAVDFALTKTVRDSAAMLDALQIIQPDTAFQVPLYNGSYLKELSNPLKERFKIAFSTKSPVGTPVSEEAVEAVHKTVKWLEQAGFTVEECDNGVDGIRLMENYYIMNSGEMAAGILSIEEAIGRPITVNDIEIVTWVLRTAGQNVSAVQFTRSLAEWDTAAAQMARFNEDYDLYLTPATAFSAPKVGELTHTDEQSLQLLKVNELKPSEQLAMVYEMFKPSLTYTPFTQLANIIGQPAISLPVHMTDSGLPLGVQLMAPKGREDWLLKIGALLEQSDIWVGQKGNPYIGWR from the coding sequence ATGAATCTTAAATGTTATACCCAATATGATGGACTTGGGTTAGCGAAGCTTGTAAAGGAAAAACAAGTATCCGCAATAGAATTAATAGAGGACGCATTTGAACAAATAAATGAACTAAATCCTAAAACAAATGCAGTTGTTCGAACTAGATTCGAAAAGGCAATGATGGAAACTGGAAAGTCTGAATCTATATACGGACCTTTTGCAGGAGTACCTATCTTATTAAAAGACTTATCACAATCTATTAAAGGCGAACCGATTACAGCGGGTTCAAAATTACATGTAAATCGGATTGCTAAACGGGATTCTAATTTTGTGAAAAAAATTCGTGAGGCAGGATTTGTCATTATTGGACAGACGAGTTCTCCGGAGTTTGGTCTGAAAAATATTACTGAGCCAGCTGTATATGGAGCGACACGTAATCCATGGAACCTGCAGCATTCATCGGGTGGATCAAGCGGCGGAGCATCAGCCAGTATAACTTCAGGTATGGTCCCAATTAGCGGTGCCAGTGATGGCGGCGGCTCTATTCGTATACCGGCATCATTCACTGGATTAGTAGGCTTGAAGCCAACAAGGGGAAGGACACCCGTTGGTCCAGGTGTGGGCCGCCAATGGCATGGAGCTGCGGTAGATTTTGCCTTAACCAAAACGGTTCGTGATAGTGCAGCTATGCTGGATGCCTTGCAAATCATTCAGCCGGATACTGCCTTTCAGGTACCTTTATATAATGGGAGCTATTTGAAGGAGCTTTCGAATCCATTGAAAGAAAGGTTTAAAATTGCTTTTTCCACAAAGTCTCCGGTGGGAACACCCGTTAGTGAAGAAGCTGTAGAAGCGGTACATAAGACAGTCAAATGGCTGGAACAGGCAGGGTTCACCGTTGAAGAATGTGATAATGGGGTAGATGGAATCCGCCTTATGGAAAATTACTATATTATGAATAGCGGAGAAATGGCAGCAGGTATACTGTCCATTGAGGAAGCCATTGGACGGCCGATTACCGTTAATGATATAGAGATAGTCACATGGGTACTCAGAACTGCCGGGCAGAATGTATCAGCTGTTCAATTTACACGCAGTTTAGCTGAATGGGATACGGCAGCTGCACAAATGGCCAGGTTCAATGAGGATTATGATTTGTATTTGACGCCGGCAACAGCTTTCTCAGCTCCAAAGGTGGGCGAATTGACGCATACGGATGAACAGAGCTTGCAGTTATTGAAAGTAAATGAACTAAAACCCTCTGAACAGTTAGCAATGGTCTATGAAATGTTTAAACCAAGTTTAACGTATACGCCTTTTACACAGTTGGCGAACATCATCGGACAGCCTGCGATTAGCTTGCCTGTTCATATGACAGATTCTGGCTTACCCCTTGGAGTGCAATTGATGGCTCCAAAGGGAAGGGAAGATTGGCTTCTTAAAATAGGAGCGTTGTTAGAGCAATCCGATATATGGGTTGGACAGAAAGGGAATCCATATATTGGATGGCGATAA
- a CDS encoding ABC transporter substrate-binding protein — MKKIASLSLLVFLSVFALFACGNDETVNNQEKETNQETSEYPKTLTDGRGEEVTLKEKPSRIVSTTLAIDEYLLPLVDEERIAAVTKMSTDSGISNVADLTDGIDTKIESVTSELVLSLQPDLVLIPSYVDPEVLKQIDAADITTYQLKDDSSISGVLDGLMEVGTIVGEEDKAEEIIADVKKRMSDLQTKAKAQTDKKRVVYWTQQNSSVTENTTIGEIITLAGGINAITEAGITGEEYPDYPNLSKEKLVEINPDVIITSDWQYDGSKATFVEEWQKDPALKNLKAFKNNEVHVIDSANLTTASHFVIEGAEDIYQVLYGE, encoded by the coding sequence ATGAAAAAGATTGCAAGCTTATCACTTTTGGTGTTCTTATCCGTTTTTGCATTGTTTGCATGCGGAAATGATGAGACAGTAAACAACCAGGAAAAAGAAACAAACCAGGAAACAAGTGAGTATCCGAAAACCTTAACAGACGGTCGTGGGGAAGAGGTGACCCTTAAAGAAAAACCTTCAAGGATTGTTTCGACCACATTGGCTATTGATGAATATTTATTGCCTTTGGTTGATGAGGAGCGGATTGCCGCGGTAACGAAAATGTCTACAGACTCAGGGATTTCGAATGTAGCAGATCTAACAGATGGAATTGATACAAAAATTGAATCAGTCACATCTGAATTGGTGCTGTCACTTCAGCCTGATTTAGTGCTGATTCCTTCCTATGTAGATCCTGAGGTTCTTAAACAAATTGATGCTGCAGACATCACCACCTACCAACTTAAAGATGATTCCTCTATATCAGGTGTATTGGATGGTCTAATGGAGGTTGGTACCATTGTTGGCGAGGAAGATAAAGCAGAAGAAATCATAGCTGATGTCAAAAAGAGGATGTCAGATTTACAAACGAAAGCAAAAGCACAAACAGATAAAAAACGAGTGGTTTACTGGACACAGCAAAATTCTTCAGTTACTGAGAATACTACAATAGGAGAAATCATCACCTTAGCAGGCGGGATAAATGCCATTACAGAAGCGGGCATTACCGGTGAAGAGTATCCTGATTATCCAAATCTTTCAAAGGAAAAATTAGTTGAGATAAATCCAGATGTGATTATTACAAGCGATTGGCAGTATGACGGTTCAAAAGCAACATTCGTCGAGGAATGGCAAAAGGATCCGGCACTTAAAAATCTTAAAGCCTTTAAGAATAATGAAGTGCATGTGATAGATAGCGCAAATTTAACAACGGCTTCCCATTTTGTGATTGAGGGAGCAGAAGATATTTATCAAGTTTTATATGGAGAATAA
- a CDS encoding FecCD family ABC transporter permease, with the protein MVCKQSKQVLIFGILICSLLVSLLLATMYGGVIVPFTETVKVLLSLLPFIEFDYNPMYETILVQIRLGRVVVAGLVGAALAISGVVMQSVFRNPMADPGIIGVSSGGAFGGVLAIYFGLAAIHSLFVPLMGFILAALTLFAIYMIATNQGRTSVLTLLLTGIAISSFLSACTSLLISFSNAGVMQQIVQWMMGNLNGRDWSHVQILTVPVLFSICVFLYHANDLDIFLLGEEQAQNMGISVQRTRNLLLITASLVTGMSVSLTGAIGFVGLIVPHMIRMIIGPSHRNLLLASVLGGASFLILADLISRLAIRPAEIQIGIITAFFGAPFFLYLILKNKKKGEI; encoded by the coding sequence ATGGTTTGTAAACAGTCTAAACAGGTTCTTATTTTTGGAATCCTGATTTGTTCCTTGCTCGTATCGTTACTTTTAGCAACCATGTATGGCGGGGTCATCGTTCCATTTACGGAAACTGTGAAAGTATTACTCTCACTGCTTCCATTTATAGAGTTTGACTATAACCCAATGTATGAAACAATCCTTGTGCAGATTCGCCTGGGGCGGGTTGTTGTGGCTGGATTAGTCGGGGCAGCCTTGGCAATATCGGGAGTCGTGATGCAAAGTGTGTTTCGCAACCCGATGGCTGACCCCGGCATAATTGGTGTTTCATCAGGTGGAGCATTCGGAGGTGTACTGGCCATCTATTTTGGTTTGGCCGCGATCCATTCTCTTTTCGTCCCATTAATGGGCTTTATCCTGGCTGCATTGACTTTGTTTGCAATTTATATGATTGCGACCAATCAAGGAAGGACCTCAGTACTGACATTGCTGCTGACGGGTATTGCGATTAGTTCTTTTTTATCAGCCTGTACCTCTCTGCTAATCTCTTTTTCGAATGCAGGAGTGATGCAGCAGATTGTCCAATGGATGATGGGGAACTTAAATGGGCGTGATTGGAGTCATGTACAAATATTAACTGTTCCTGTTTTATTTTCGATTTGTGTCTTTTTGTACCATGCCAACGACTTAGATATCTTTCTGCTGGGTGAAGAGCAGGCCCAGAATATGGGGATTTCCGTTCAGCGCACCCGTAATCTATTGTTAATTACTGCTTCATTAGTAACTGGAATGAGTGTCTCATTAACGGGAGCCATCGGTTTTGTTGGTCTGATTGTCCCTCATATGATCCGTATGATCATTGGGCCCTCGCATCGAAATTTACTACTGGCTAGTGTCTTAGGGGGAGCGAGTTTCTTGATTCTTGCTGACTTAATATCCCGTTTGGCCATTAGGCCTGCTGAGATTCAAATCGGTATTATTACAGCTTTTTTTGGCGCTCCGTTTTTCCTTTATTTAATTTTAAAAAATAAAAAGAAGGGGGAAATCTGA
- a CDS encoding ABC transporter ATP-binding protein, with protein sequence MTAILNAEKLSFSRGKQVILKAMDISLETNQFTCLIGPNGTGKSTLLRLMAGLLKPPAGSIAFKNHALSEMTTLEVAKAITYMPQSTVLDYEFTVSQVVLMGRHPHRKKWQFSQKDDNQLAEKAMKQTGIYHLRDRYITSLSGGERQLVFLAKAITQNSEVILLDEPTSDLDIYHQVQIAEVIRELVKEGKAVFAAIHDINLATRYCDRLILMGNGELVAAGEPEQVITDLNLMRIFKTHTYTYNDSYFGKRQMIPYAIDIKGEA encoded by the coding sequence ATGACAGCTATTTTGAATGCGGAGAAACTCAGCTTTAGCCGTGGCAAACAGGTGATTTTAAAAGCAATGGATATCTCTTTGGAAACTAACCAATTTACCTGCTTGATTGGTCCGAACGGTACCGGAAAATCTACTTTACTGCGCTTAATGGCAGGATTGCTAAAGCCACCTGCAGGGTCAATAGCCTTTAAGAATCATGCTCTCTCTGAGATGACTACTCTTGAAGTGGCCAAAGCAATCACCTATATGCCACAAAGCACGGTCCTTGACTATGAATTTACAGTGAGTCAGGTAGTACTTATGGGAAGGCATCCGCATCGGAAGAAATGGCAATTCTCACAAAAAGATGATAATCAATTGGCAGAGAAAGCGATGAAACAAACAGGAATTTATCATTTAAGAGACCGTTATATCACATCCCTTTCAGGAGGAGAACGTCAGCTTGTTTTCTTAGCTAAAGCCATCACTCAGAATTCTGAGGTTATTTTGTTGGATGAGCCAACTTCAGATCTGGATATTTATCATCAGGTCCAAATTGCCGAGGTCATCCGGGAGCTTGTAAAAGAGGGAAAGGCTGTCTTCGCGGCCATCCATGATATTAATTTAGCCACTCGCTATTGTGATCGACTCATACTTATGGGAAATGGAGAACTCGTTGCAGCAGGGGAACCCGAACAAGTCATTACGGATCTTAACTTGATGCGTATTTTTAAAACTCATACGTATACATACAATGATTCCTATTTTGGAAAAAGGCAGATGATTCCTTATGCCATAGATATAAAAGGGGAGGCATGA